A window of Agrobacterium tumefaciens contains these coding sequences:
- a CDS encoding DUF1127 domain-containing protein produces MNVARSFNNWRKYRQTINELGRMSSRELHDLGIDRSQITSVARAAVGK; encoded by the coding sequence ATGAACGTAGCACGCAGCTTCAACAATTGGCGCAAATATCGTCAGACGATCAACGAACTGGGCCGTATGAGCAGCCGTGAACTGCACGATCTCGGTATCGACCGCAGCCAGATTACCAGCGTTGCCCGCGCCGCTGTTGGCAAATAA
- a CDS encoding ABC transporter substrate-binding protein: MLLQRRIGIIAALGLSVSMIALNANAFETTTPPEPPQFPAEGKINYVARDSILQFKALPNYSEPDWITEKFEKTGKLPPLKERLPEEPLVYKTGNMPDGMGVYGDTMRHVVGGRPEGWNYIAGQSQGWGGIDIALSECLTRTAPLFQVDAKDTEPLPNLAKSWEWSEDGHKLTMHLVKGAKWSDGEPFNADDVMFYWEDAVIDPNVSPLGGGASPEAFGEGTTLKKVDDYTVEWTFKAAFPKQYLYTMAYPSFCPGPSHILKPQHPKYSKNTYNQFKNAFPPEYMNMPVMGAWVPVSYRPDDLIVLRRNPYYWKVDEKGQQLPYLNEVHYKLSTWADRDVQAVAGSGDFSNLEQPENFVASLKRAADPNAPARLAFGPRLIGYNLQMNFSANGWGNPDERGQAIRELNRNEVFRQAVTSALDRKAIGDSLVKGPFTAIYPGGISSGTSFYDRASTVYYPFNLEAAKAALASIGLKDTDGDGFLNFPKETLGGRNVEITLLVNNGYATDKSLAEGLVGQMAKLGLRVVINSLDSNQRDAAHYGGQFDWLVRRNSTELSSVVQNTEQLAPVGPRTSWNHRAPEGKELDLMPFEKDMADIVRKFISSQDNAERAELMKQYQKVYTQNLYTIGLTEYPGALIVNKRFSNVPQGTPIFMFNWAEDSIIRERLWVAADKQGKYELFPEQLPGKPGEGGPIN, encoded by the coding sequence ATGTTACTTCAACGCAGGATCGGTATCATCGCGGCACTGGGCTTAAGTGTTTCGATGATCGCACTCAATGCGAATGCCTTCGAGACCACCACGCCGCCCGAGCCGCCGCAATTTCCGGCCGAAGGCAAGATCAACTATGTAGCGCGCGACTCGATCCTCCAATTCAAGGCGCTTCCAAATTATAGCGAACCCGACTGGATCACCGAGAAATTCGAAAAGACCGGCAAGCTGCCACCGTTGAAAGAGCGCCTGCCCGAGGAGCCGCTGGTCTACAAAACAGGCAATATGCCCGACGGTATGGGCGTTTACGGCGATACGATGCGCCATGTGGTTGGCGGCAGGCCGGAGGGCTGGAACTACATTGCCGGCCAGAGTCAGGGCTGGGGCGGCATCGATATCGCCCTTTCCGAATGCCTGACGCGCACCGCCCCGCTGTTCCAGGTGGATGCCAAGGATACCGAGCCGCTGCCCAATCTGGCGAAAAGCTGGGAATGGTCGGAAGATGGCCACAAGCTGACGATGCATCTCGTCAAGGGTGCCAAATGGTCGGACGGGGAGCCCTTTAATGCCGATGACGTGATGTTCTACTGGGAAGACGCCGTCATCGATCCGAATGTCTCACCGCTTGGCGGCGGGGCATCACCTGAGGCTTTCGGTGAGGGCACGACGCTCAAGAAGGTCGATGACTACACCGTCGAATGGACGTTCAAGGCGGCGTTCCCGAAGCAATATCTCTACACCATGGCCTATCCGAGCTTCTGCCCTGGGCCGTCGCATATTCTGAAACCGCAGCATCCGAAATATTCCAAGAATACCTATAACCAGTTCAAGAACGCGTTCCCGCCTGAGTATATGAACATGCCGGTCATGGGCGCTTGGGTGCCGGTGTCATACCGGCCGGATGATCTCATCGTTCTGCGTCGCAACCCCTATTACTGGAAAGTGGATGAGAAAGGCCAGCAGTTGCCCTATCTCAATGAAGTCCATTACAAGCTCTCCACCTGGGCGGACCGCGACGTGCAGGCCGTGGCGGGATCGGGCGATTTCTCCAATCTCGAGCAGCCGGAGAATTTCGTAGCCTCGCTGAAACGCGCCGCTGATCCTAATGCGCCGGCCCGCCTTGCCTTTGGGCCGCGGCTCATCGGTTATAATCTGCAGATGAATTTTTCCGCCAATGGCTGGGGCAATCCGGATGAGCGCGGACAGGCCATCCGCGAGCTGAACCGTAACGAGGTCTTCCGCCAGGCCGTCACCTCCGCTCTGGATCGCAAGGCGATCGGTGACTCGCTCGTCAAGGGGCCTTTCACGGCGATCTATCCGGGTGGTATTTCGTCGGGGACAAGTTTCTATGATCGGGCTTCCACGGTCTATTACCCCTTCAACCTCGAGGCTGCCAAGGCTGCACTGGCTTCGATTGGCCTGAAAGACACGGACGGCGATGGTTTCCTGAATTTCCCCAAGGAAACGCTTGGCGGTCGTAATGTCGAAATTACCCTTCTCGTTAACAACGGTTACGCAACAGACAAGAGCCTCGCGGAAGGTCTCGTCGGCCAGATGGCGAAACTCGGCCTGCGCGTTGTCATCAATAGCCTCGATTCAAACCAGCGTGACGCCGCCCATTATGGCGGGCAGTTCGACTGGCTGGTGCGGCGCAACTCCACCGAGCTTTCCTCTGTGGTGCAGAATACCGAGCAACTGGCCCCTGTCGGGCCGCGCACCAGCTGGAACCACCGCGCACCCGAAGGCAAGGAACTCGACCTGATGCCGTTCGAGAAGGATATGGCCGACATCGTGCGCAAGTTCATCTCTTCGCAGGACAATGCCGAGCGGGCCGAGCTGATGAAGCAGTACCAGAAGGTCTATACGCAGAACCTCTACACGATTGGCCTGACCGAATATCCTGGTGCGCTCATCGTCAACAAACGGTTCTCCAATGTGCCGCAGGGTACCCCGATCTTCATGTTCAACTGGGCTGAAGATTCCATCATCCGTGAACGCCTGTGGGTCGCGGCCGACAAGCAGGGCAAGTACGAACTCTTCCCTGAGCAGCTTCCCGGCAAGCCGGGCGAGGGCGGGCCGATCAACTAA
- a CDS encoding alpha-glucosidase/alpha-galactosidase: MSFKIAIIGAGSVGFTKKLFTDLLCVPEFRDIEVALTDISQHNLDMIRAILDKIVEANGFPVKVTAHTDRRRALEGAKYIISCVRVGGLEAYADDIRIPLKYGIDQCVGDTICAGGILYGQRNIPVILDFCKDIREVAAPGAKFLNYANPMAMNTWAAIEYGKVDTVGLCHGVQHGAEQIAEILGAKSPAELDYICSGINHQTWFIDLRLNGRKIGKDELVAAFEAHPVFSQQEKLRIDVLKRFGVYSTESNGHLSEYLPWYRKRPEEIARWIDMSDWIHGETGGYLRHSTETRNWFETEFPQFLASADKPIDPAKRSNEHASHILEALETGRVYRGHFNVKNNGVISNLPADAIIESPGFVDRFGINMVSGITLPEACAATCMASINVQRMSVHAAVTGDIDLLKLAVLHDPLVGAVATPEEVWQMVDEMVVAQARWLPQYHDAVPAAKERLAKSTVKTRDWAGAARRNVRSIEELRAEKSALKKAV; the protein is encoded by the coding sequence ATGAGTTTCAAAATCGCTATTATTGGCGCAGGCAGCGTCGGTTTCACGAAAAAACTGTTCACCGATCTCCTGTGTGTGCCCGAGTTTCGCGATATTGAAGTCGCGCTCACGGATATCAGCCAGCACAATCTCGATATGATCAGGGCGATCCTCGACAAGATCGTTGAGGCGAATGGTTTCCCCGTCAAGGTGACCGCCCATACGGACCGCCGCCGGGCGCTGGAGGGCGCGAAATACATTATCAGCTGCGTGCGGGTCGGTGGGCTCGAAGCCTATGCGGACGATATCCGCATCCCGCTGAAATACGGCATCGACCAGTGCGTGGGCGATACAATCTGCGCCGGCGGCATTCTCTACGGTCAGCGCAATATTCCCGTCATTCTGGATTTCTGCAAGGATATCCGCGAAGTCGCAGCACCGGGTGCGAAATTCCTGAACTATGCCAACCCCATGGCGATGAACACCTGGGCGGCCATCGAATATGGCAAGGTGGATACGGTCGGTCTCTGCCATGGCGTTCAGCACGGTGCGGAACAGATCGCCGAAATCCTCGGTGCGAAATCCCCTGCGGAACTCGATTACATCTGCTCCGGCATCAATCACCAGACATGGTTCATCGATCTGCGGCTTAACGGCCGCAAGATCGGCAAAGATGAGCTGGTCGCCGCTTTCGAGGCGCATCCGGTCTTTTCGCAGCAGGAGAAGCTGCGCATCGATGTTCTCAAGCGTTTCGGCGTCTATTCGACCGAGAGCAACGGCCATCTGTCCGAATATCTGCCCTGGTATCGGAAGCGGCCAGAAGAGATTGCTCGCTGGATCGATATGTCCGACTGGATTCACGGCGAAACCGGCGGTTATCTGCGCCATTCCACCGAGACCCGCAACTGGTTTGAAACCGAGTTTCCGCAGTTTCTCGCCTCGGCAGACAAGCCGATCGATCCGGCAAAGCGCTCCAACGAACACGCAAGCCACATCCTCGAAGCGCTGGAGACGGGGCGTGTCTATCGCGGCCATTTCAACGTCAAGAACAATGGCGTCATCAGCAACCTGCCGGCGGACGCCATTATCGAGTCACCCGGTTTCGTCGATCGTTTCGGCATCAACATGGTATCGGGCATCACGCTGCCAGAAGCTTGCGCGGCAACCTGCATGGCCTCGATCAATGTTCAGCGCATGTCAGTCCATGCGGCAGTCACCGGCGATATCGATCTTTTGAAACTTGCCGTGTTGCATGATCCGCTGGTCGGCGCTGTCGCCACGCCGGAGGAGGTCTGGCAGATGGTGGACGAGATGGTTGTCGCGCAGGCGCGCTGGCTGCCGCAATATCACGATGCCGTTCCGGCAGCGAAGGAGCGGCTGGCGAAATCAACCGTCAAGACGCGGGACTGGGCGGGGGCTGCGCGCCGCAATGTACGTTCCATCGAAGAGTTGCGGGCCGAAAAATCGGCATTGAAAAAGGCTGTCTGA
- a CDS encoding alpha-glucosidase/alpha-galactosidase, protein MARDPRIAFIGAGSTVFMKNIIGDVLQRPALSGATIALMDINRERLEESAIVVNKLISTLGAKAKAETYTDQKKALTGADFVVVAFQIGGYEPCTVTDFEVPRKYGLRQTIADTLGVGGIMRGLRTVPHLWKICEDMLAVCPNAIMLQYVNPMAINTWAIAEKYPTIRQVGLCHSVQGTAMELAHDLDIPYEEIRYRSAGINHMAFFLEFEHRQADGSYKNLYPDLLRAYREGRAPKPGWNPRCPNKVRYEMLTRLGYFVTESSEHFAEYTPYFIKEGREDLIEKFGIPLDEYPKRCIEQIERWKGQAAAYRSADKIEVKQSKEYASSIINSVWTGEPSVIYGNQRNNGCITSLPSDCAAEVPCLVDHNGVQPTFIGELPPQLTALMRTNINVQELTVRALMSENREHIYHAAMMDPHTAAELDLDQIWSMVDDLLLAHRDWLPEWTQAEVRRARAV, encoded by the coding sequence ATGGCAAGAGATCCCAGGATTGCATTCATCGGCGCAGGCTCGACGGTGTTCATGAAGAACATCATTGGCGATGTGCTGCAACGTCCGGCGCTTTCGGGTGCAACCATCGCCCTGATGGATATCAACCGCGAAAGGCTGGAAGAAAGCGCCATCGTCGTCAACAAGCTGATTTCGACATTGGGGGCAAAGGCAAAAGCCGAGACCTATACCGACCAGAAAAAAGCACTCACCGGTGCGGATTTCGTCGTCGTCGCTTTCCAGATCGGCGGATACGAACCCTGCACGGTCACCGATTTCGAGGTGCCGCGGAAATATGGCCTGCGCCAGACTATTGCCGACACGCTCGGTGTCGGCGGTATCATGCGCGGTCTTCGCACCGTTCCGCATCTGTGGAAGATATGCGAGGACATGCTGGCGGTCTGCCCAAACGCGATCATGCTGCAATATGTGAATCCTATGGCGATCAACACCTGGGCGATCGCGGAGAAATACCCGACGATCCGGCAGGTCGGCCTGTGCCATTCGGTTCAGGGCACGGCGATGGAACTCGCGCATGATCTCGATATTCCCTATGAGGAAATCCGTTATCGTTCGGCCGGCATCAACCATATGGCGTTTTTCCTGGAGTTCGAGCACCGCCAGGCAGATGGCAGCTACAAGAACCTCTATCCCGACCTCTTGCGTGCCTATCGCGAGGGTCGTGCCCCAAAACCCGGCTGGAACCCGCGCTGCCCCAACAAGGTGCGTTACGAGATGTTGACGCGGCTCGGCTATTTCGTCACCGAAAGCTCGGAGCATTTTGCCGAATATACGCCCTATTTCATCAAGGAAGGCCGCGAGGACCTGATCGAGAAATTTGGCATCCCGCTCGACGAATATCCCAAGCGTTGCATCGAGCAGATCGAGCGCTGGAAGGGCCAAGCGGCGGCCTATCGTTCGGCTGACAAGATCGAGGTCAAACAGTCGAAGGAATATGCCTCGTCTATCATCAACTCGGTATGGACGGGCGAACCCTCGGTTATTTACGGCAACCAGCGCAACAATGGCTGCATCACCTCGCTGCCATCGGATTGTGCAGCGGAAGTGCCGTGCCTTGTCGACCATAACGGCGTGCAGCCCACTTTCATCGGGGAATTGCCGCCGCAGCTCACCGCCCTGATGCGCACCAACATCAATGTGCAGGAGCTGACGGTGCGGGCGCTGATGAGCGAAAACCGCGAGCACATCTACCACGCCGCGATGATGGATCCTCACACGGCGGCCGAACTCGACCTCGACCAAATCTGGTCGATGGTGGACGATCTGCTTCTCGCCCATCGCGACTGGTTGCCGGAATGGACGCAGGCGGAGGTAAGACGGGCGCGGGCGGTGTAA
- a CDS encoding ABC transporter ATP-binding protein produces the protein MVAALNDTFAPAIRFDADDRQDNAIIDARNIAVTFKVEHGMVQAVKDISFQLYRGETIAIVGESGSGKSVTARTVMGLLTKRATVSKAAVVRFNGDNILKFSSRQRRALRGNRISMIFQEPMSSLNPIYTIGSQIIEAIRVHSKLSKKQAEARALDLLRQVQIPEPEARLKQYPHQLSGGQRQRVMIAMALSNDPDVLIADEPTTALDVTVQAQILNLIRDLQKKRGMAVVLITHDLTIVKQFSDYVYVMQHGEMREHNTTEKLFEAPQHPYTKRLLGSEPHGTAKPLPENSGVLLTASGVRVSFMMRYGGLFKPELKELIAVDSLGLTLRRHETLGLVGESGSGKTTFGQSLLRLNEPVAGEVVFDGERVDGRSRAEMRPLRSRMQIVFQDPFASLNPRMTIGQIIEEGLIINGLGKTKAERLDRVRDALEAAGMPGNILSRFPHEFSGGQRQRIAIARAVALEPEFILLDEPTSALDLSVQAQIIDLLRKLQDERGLSYLFISHDLKVVRALCHRVIVMQRGQIVEQGPVEDVLTNPKTEYTQRLVRAAFEIA, from the coding sequence ATGGTAGCTGCCCTGAACGACACCTTCGCCCCCGCCATCCGCTTCGACGCCGATGATCGTCAGGATAACGCCATCATCGATGCCCGCAACATTGCCGTGACCTTCAAGGTGGAACACGGAATGGTGCAGGCCGTGAAGGACATTTCCTTCCAGCTTTACCGGGGTGAGACCATCGCCATCGTCGGCGAATCCGGCTCGGGAAAATCGGTCACCGCCCGCACTGTCATGGGCTTGTTGACCAAACGTGCCACGGTCTCGAAGGCGGCCGTCGTCCGCTTTAATGGCGACAACATCCTGAAATTCTCGTCGCGCCAGCGCCGGGCGCTGCGCGGCAACCGCATCTCGATGATCTTTCAGGAGCCGATGAGTTCGCTGAACCCGATCTATACGATCGGCAGCCAGATCATCGAAGCGATCCGGGTTCATTCCAAACTCAGCAAGAAGCAAGCGGAGGCGAGGGCGCTCGATCTCCTGCGGCAGGTGCAGATACCGGAGCCGGAAGCGCGGCTCAAACAATATCCGCACCAGCTTTCCGGCGGCCAGCGCCAACGTGTCATGATCGCCATGGCGCTCTCCAACGATCCCGACGTGCTGATTGCCGACGAACCCACCACTGCGCTGGATGTGACGGTGCAGGCGCAGATACTCAACCTCATCCGCGACCTGCAGAAGAAGCGCGGCATGGCCGTGGTGCTCATCACCCATGATCTGACGATCGTGAAGCAGTTTTCGGACTACGTCTATGTCATGCAGCATGGCGAGATGCGCGAGCACAACACCACCGAAAAGCTCTTCGAAGCGCCGCAGCACCCCTATACCAAACGGCTGCTCGGCTCCGAACCGCATGGAACGGCAAAGCCGCTGCCGGAAAATTCCGGCGTGTTGCTGACGGCAAGCGGCGTGCGGGTCTCTTTCATGATGCGCTACGGCGGGTTGTTCAAACCGGAATTGAAGGAACTGATTGCTGTCGACAGTCTCGGCTTGACCCTAAGACGGCATGAGACGCTGGGGCTTGTCGGTGAATCCGGTTCCGGCAAGACGACCTTCGGCCAATCCCTGCTGCGGCTGAACGAACCTGTCGCAGGCGAGGTGGTCTTTGACGGGGAGAGGGTGGATGGCCGCTCCCGCGCTGAAATGCGACCGTTGCGGTCTCGTATGCAGATCGTGTTTCAAGACCCTTTCGCCTCGCTCAATCCACGTATGACGATCGGCCAGATCATCGAGGAAGGCCTCATCATCAATGGCCTTGGCAAAACGAAGGCCGAAAGGCTGGACCGCGTGCGCGATGCGCTGGAGGCGGCGGGCATGCCCGGCAATATCCTCTCACGTTTCCCCCACGAATTCTCCGGCGGCCAGCGCCAGCGCATCGCCATTGCCCGTGCTGTGGCGCTGGAGCCGGAATTCATCCTGCTCGACGAGCCGACCTCGGCGCTCGATCTTTCCGTGCAGGCGCAGATCATCGATCTGCTCCGCAAGCTGCAGGACGAAAGGGGGCTCAGCTACCTTTTCATCTCGCATGACCTGAAGGTGGTGCGTGCGCTCTGCCACCGCGTCATCGTCATGCAGCGCGGGCAGATCGTTGAGCAAGGGCCTGTCGAGGACGTGCTGACAAATCCGAAAACCGAATATACTCAGCGGCTTGTGCGGGCCGCCTTCGAAATCGCTTGA
- a CDS encoding ABC transporter permease, which yields MMAFDEIKTETAATAKRDRSTHGNETYLALVWRRLRRSFTGMVGLVLVVLLILIAVFADFFAPMNPLETHGSFSPPQVVRFTDKDGNFSLAPRVYAIAETEELDPVTFQPIVGPDYDNPVYLGFFVQGAEYKLLGLIPMSRHFFGSTDGQPVHFLGTDKFGRDVLSRAIYGSRISLAIALSVVAIVTVIGTSVGLISGYFGGPLDAWVQRFVEVVLAFPQLPLYLALTSLIPVTAPTTVFLVFVVGVMSALGWAQMSREVRGKTLALARIDYVRAAIAVGATDRRIIFQHILPNVMSHVIVAVTLHIPSVVLLESFLGFLGFAVKPPLISWGLMLQDTATYSVIGSYPWILAPVGFVLVTVFAFNALGDGLRDAVDPY from the coding sequence ATGATGGCGTTTGACGAGATAAAAACCGAAACTGCCGCCACGGCGAAACGCGACCGCTCCACCCATGGCAACGAGACCTATCTCGCACTGGTCTGGCGGCGTCTCCGGCGCTCGTTTACCGGCATGGTCGGCCTGGTCCTTGTCGTCTTGCTGATCTTGATTGCCGTCTTCGCGGATTTCTTTGCGCCGATGAACCCGCTTGAAACCCATGGCAGCTTTTCACCGCCGCAGGTCGTTCGGTTCACCGACAAGGACGGCAATTTCAGCCTTGCGCCGCGCGTCTATGCCATTGCGGAGACGGAAGAGCTTGATCCTGTTACCTTCCAGCCCATCGTCGGGCCGGACTATGACAATCCCGTCTATCTCGGCTTCTTCGTGCAGGGTGCGGAATACAAACTTCTGGGTCTCATTCCGATGAGCCGGCATTTCTTCGGCTCGACCGACGGCCAGCCAGTGCATTTTCTTGGCACCGATAAATTTGGACGCGACGTGCTGTCGCGCGCCATTTATGGCTCGCGTATCTCCCTTGCCATTGCCTTGAGCGTCGTCGCCATCGTTACCGTCATCGGCACCAGTGTCGGCTTGATATCAGGTTATTTCGGCGGGCCGCTGGATGCTTGGGTGCAGCGTTTCGTGGAGGTGGTGCTCGCCTTCCCGCAATTGCCGCTCTACCTCGCGCTGACTTCTCTTATTCCCGTCACCGCACCAACCACCGTGTTCCTTGTTTTTGTGGTAGGCGTCATGTCGGCGCTTGGCTGGGCACAGATGTCGCGGGAGGTGCGCGGCAAGACGCTGGCACTGGCGCGGATCGACTATGTCCGGGCGGCGATCGCTGTCGGGGCCACCGACCGGCGCATCATCTTCCAGCACATCCTGCCGAATGTGATGAGCCATGTCATCGTGGCCGTGACCTTGCATATTCCTAGCGTCGTGCTGCTGGAATCCTTCCTCGGTTTCCTCGGCTTTGCGGTGAAGCCACCACTGATCTCCTGGGGGCTGATGCTGCAGGATACCGCGACCTATTCCGTCATCGGCTCCTATCCCTGGATTCTTGCACCGGTCGGTTTTGTGCTGGTCACCGTCTTTGCCTTCAACGCGCTCGGCGACGGCCTGCGCGATGCCGTCGATCCCTATTGA
- a CDS encoding ABC transporter permease, protein MLRFLTIRVASAIPVLLILSVVTFAIIQAPPGDYADYIRSQLMNQGGASFEQAEAQAQAYRIEHGLDKPLVIQYFNWIGGIITRGDFGYSFYYNKPVADVVGERLPRTIALALVCHIFASVLGIAFGIWAATRQYSWVDNLLSTIAFLGMTIPRFLMALILVYLMVFHFDVSEIGSFFSPQYGGAPWSWAKFVDLVSHVWPVVAIAVFGGLAYNMRVMRGNLLDTLNAQYVETARAKGLSEGAVIMRHAVPNAVHPLVMYQGVVLPYMLSGEIETAIIFALPTVGPAIVGSMAVGDVYVTATFMMVLAATLIVGNIIADMLLAMLDPRVREFGRA, encoded by the coding sequence ATGCTGAGATTTCTGACGATACGCGTGGCATCCGCCATTCCGGTGCTGTTGATCCTGAGCGTGGTGACCTTCGCCATCATTCAGGCACCGCCCGGTGATTACGCCGACTACATCCGCTCGCAACTGATGAACCAGGGCGGAGCTTCCTTCGAACAGGCGGAAGCGCAGGCGCAGGCATACCGTATCGAACACGGGCTCGATAAGCCGCTGGTCATCCAATATTTCAACTGGATCGGCGGTATCATCACCCGCGGCGATTTCGGCTATAGCTTCTATTACAACAAGCCCGTCGCCGATGTGGTTGGCGAACGCCTGCCGCGCACGATCGCGCTGGCGCTGGTCTGCCATATCTTTGCATCCGTTCTTGGCATTGCCTTCGGCATCTGGGCCGCCACACGGCAATATTCCTGGGTCGACAACCTGCTCTCGACCATTGCCTTCCTCGGCATGACGATCCCGCGCTTCCTGATGGCGCTGATTCTCGTGTATCTCATGGTGTTTCATTTCGACGTGTCGGAGATCGGCAGCTTCTTTTCACCGCAATATGGCGGTGCGCCGTGGTCATGGGCGAAATTCGTCGATCTGGTCAGCCATGTCTGGCCGGTGGTCGCCATCGCCGTCTTCGGGGGCCTCGCCTATAATATGCGCGTCATGCGTGGCAATCTGCTCGATACGCTGAACGCGCAATATGTCGAGACGGCGCGTGCCAAGGGTCTTTCGGAAGGCGCCGTCATCATGCGCCATGCGGTGCCAAATGCCGTGCACCCGCTCGTCATGTATCAGGGCGTGGTGTTGCCCTACATGCTGAGTGGCGAGATCGAGACCGCCATCATCTTCGCGTTGCCGACCGTCGGCCCGGCCATCGTCGGCTCCATGGCGGTGGGGGACGTCTATGTCACCGCGACCTTCATGATGGTGCTGGCTGCCACGCTCATCGTCGGCAACATCATCGCCGATATGCTGCTCGCCATGCTTGACCCGCGCGTCCGCGAATTCGGGAGGGCCTGA
- the ftsZ gene encoding cell division protein FtsZ: MTQSPRATIARNTPNIAVVGVGGGGGNAINNMIAEGIGGVDFIAANTDAQALKKTNAPRLVQLSSELTGGLGAGADPEVGRQAAIDSLDEIMDHLSGYDMCFITAGMGGGTGTGAAPVIAEACRAKNILTVGVVTLPFSFEGARRMRAAEYGFANLLNTADTVIVIPNQNLLRIADAGTTFENALKTADKVLSLGVRCITDLILREGLVNLDFADVRYVMKNGGRALMGTAQAKGEKRASEAAAAAIANPLLGEPSLKEARGALVSISGGNDLTLYEIDEAMTLVREAVSEETDVVMGASFDPTLDGAFKISVVATGLRN; this comes from the coding sequence ATGACCCAGTCTCCGCGCGCCACCATTGCTCGCAATACCCCCAATATCGCTGTTGTCGGCGTCGGGGGTGGCGGTGGCAATGCGATCAACAACATGATCGCTGAAGGGATTGGCGGGGTGGATTTTATTGCAGCCAATACGGATGCGCAGGCGTTGAAGAAGACCAACGCTCCCCGCCTCGTCCAGCTCAGTTCAGAACTGACGGGCGGTCTGGGAGCGGGCGCCGATCCCGAGGTCGGCCGTCAGGCGGCGATCGATTCCCTCGATGAGATCATGGACCACCTCAGCGGTTACGACATGTGCTTTATCACCGCCGGCATGGGCGGCGGCACCGGTACCGGGGCTGCTCCGGTGATCGCTGAAGCCTGCAGGGCAAAGAACATCCTCACCGTCGGCGTCGTTACTCTGCCTTTCAGCTTCGAGGGCGCGCGCCGCATGCGCGCTGCCGAGTATGGCTTTGCGAACCTGCTCAATACGGCCGACACCGTCATCGTCATTCCCAACCAAAACCTGCTGCGCATAGCGGACGCCGGCACCACGTTTGAAAATGCTTTGAAGACCGCGGACAAGGTTCTGTCGCTCGGCGTGCGCTGCATCACCGATCTCATTCTGCGCGAAGGCCTGGTCAACCTTGATTTCGCCGATGTGCGTTACGTTATGAAGAACGGTGGCCGCGCGCTGATGGGAACCGCACAGGCCAAGGGAGAGAAGCGCGCGTCGGAAGCGGCGGCTGCAGCCATTGCCAATCCACTGCTCGGCGAACCTTCGCTGAAGGAAGCCCGCGGCGCGTTGGTCTCGATTTCCGGTGGCAACGACCTCACCCTTTACGAAATCGATGAAGCAATGACGCTCGTTCGCGAGGCCGTCAGCGAGGAAACGGACGTCGTAATGGGTGCGTCTTTTGATCCGACACTCGACGGCGCTTTCAAAATTTCCGTCGTGGCGACCGGTCTGCGTAACTGA
- a CDS encoding response regulator, translating to MLADVLQREPGYSTQQPRVLIVEDEFLIAMDIEDSIMQAEDDANVIGIANRLDDAIALGRSADVAFVDVNLADGQTGPEIGRRLSESGVVVIFMTANPEVVVNLGVGAGVISKPVPQDAVEQCLAYAIAKRAGTHAVTPIGMMPFE from the coding sequence ATGTTGGCAGACGTCTTGCAGAGAGAACCAGGTTACAGCACGCAACAGCCTCGCGTCCTGATCGTGGAAGACGAATTTCTGATTGCCATGGATATTGAAGACTCAATCATGCAGGCCGAAGATGATGCCAACGTCATCGGCATTGCCAACCGTCTGGACGATGCCATCGCACTCGGACGCAGCGCCGACGTCGCCTTTGTCGACGTCAATCTGGCAGACGGCCAGACCGGTCCTGAAATCGGCCGCAGACTTTCCGAGAGCGGTGTGGTCGTGATCTTCATGACCGCCAACCCTGAGGTCGTCGTTAACCTTGGTGTCGGGGCGGGCGTGATCTCAAAGCCAGTGCCGCAGGACGCGGTAGAACAGTGCCTCGCTTATGCCATTGCCAAACGCGCCGGCACCCACGCCGTGACCCCGATCGGCATGATGCCGTTCGAGTAG